The stretch of DNA TCGACCGGCATCACGCGGCCGGCAACAGCACCGACGGTGCCCACCTGGGCCTGTCCATCACGCGCGCGCTGGTGGATGCGCACGACGGTTGGGTATCGGTAGACAGCCGGCTGGGGGAGGGCACCACGGTGAGCATGTTCGTACCCGAGGATGCCGCCTCGGCCACGTTGCTGTCCGGCGTGCGCCTGGCGGAGCGCGAGATCGCGCGGCGCAGGGCCGTGCACCGGTCCACCGCCATCGCGGTGCTGCAGCGCACCGGTGGCGCTTCGTGGTCGCAGCTGGTCTCGCGGTTGCCGCGTACGGTGAAGCTCCAGCCGCAGGAGCCGGTGTCGCCGCGCGAGTGCGCGGTATGGGCCCTGTCGGCCGACCTGGCGGTCGCGCTGGTTCCGCTGGCCGCGTCGGGAGAGCCTTCGGAAACGCTTGGCGACGCGGTACACGTGGTGGAAGACGGTGCGTGGGAGATGGACGGATTCATCGCGGGTTGGTGTGGAGAACGGGAACCCAGCTTCGCGCAGGCCTTTCATCGGGCCGCGACGAAGATGATCCGCGCGCGGCACGAAGCCGCCGGCGGTGAAGAGGCGGTCACTGCCGCCGTGAACGCGCCCGGGACGGTCGAACCGGCCCCGGACGGTGAAAGAGGATAGCCATGGAAGGTCTGCGTGTGCTGCTCGTCGATGACGAGCACGATATCGTCGAAACGGTCAAGTACAGCCTCGAGATGCGTGGTTTCCAGGTGGACGTCGCCTACGATGGCAACACCGCGCTCACGATGGCGCGCTCCGGGGGCTACGCCGTCATGGTGCTCGACGTCATGCTGCCCGGCAAGAACGGCTACGAGGTATCCCGTCAATTGAAGGACGAGATCGGGCGCGGGGAAGTGCCGCCGCTCAAGATCCTCCTCATCACCGCGCGCAAGCTGGACAACGCCGTGCGGGAGGACTTCGTGTCCACGTGGTCCAAAGCGGACGCCTGCCTCTACAAACCTTTCGACCTCGAGGGCCTGCTCGAGCGGCTCACCGGGCTGCTCGCAGCACCCACCCGCTAGACCTGCATCGAGGCCCTTTTCGCGGGGCTGTGGGGCCGCCTCCCGGCAGACGTCGGCCAGGCGACCCCGCCGTCCCCGCCGCGGGATCCTTTTCGGACATTGCATTCCGGAATTCTTCTTGACACACCCAGTGCCCGCTTGGGATAAATGAATGGTCCGGAGCCAACCGGCGTAACCCCCGGGCCGCATTCATGAAACGCATTCAGCTTCCCAGGTCGCTCAACAATTCGCTCAGCATCGCCGGTGGGGCCATTGCGGTCGTTTCCGGTGTGACGCTGGCCTTCTTTCTGGTCCTGATCGCCACCATCGGTGAGGCCAACCCGTACATCGGCGTCTTCGTCTACCTGGTTCTGCCCCCGATCCTGGCGCTGGGTGTCATTCTCATTCCCATCGGAGCGCTGCGCCGGCGCCACCGCATCAAGAAGCATCTGGACACCCCCACCGTGCAGTGGCCGGTGGTGGACCTCAATCGCACCGCGCACCGCAACGCGTTCATCGTCCTCCTGTCCGGCATGGGGATTCTGACCCTGG from Candidatus Krumholzibacteriia bacterium encodes:
- a CDS encoding response regulator; translated protein: MEGLRVLLVDDEHDIVETVKYSLEMRGFQVDVAYDGNTALTMARSGGYAVMVLDVMLPGKNGYEVSRQLKDEIGRGEVPPLKILLITARKLDNAVREDFVSTWSKADACLYKPFDLEGLLERLTGLLAAPTR